The genomic region AGAGACGAACCGAATGTTCATCACCCAAAAGAACTTGGCCAAGCAAGAAGTCATGAGCCTAAATATCGGCGCACCCGTTCAGATCAAAAAAGGCTGGAATGCTTATTTGAATGCCAACGTTAACCGCTCCTTCTATAAAGCCGACTTTGGTAGCGGAAAAGTTATTGATCTGGCAACCCTCGGTTATACCTTTTATGGCCAAACCACCTATGCCTTGTCCAAAAACACCACCGCCGAGGCTTCCGGCTTCTATAACGGGCCTTTTATCTGGGGAGGAACCTTTAAAAGCAAGCCTATGGGTGGTTTAGACTTAGGCGTTTCGCAGAAATTATTTAATGACCGAGGAACCCTAAAAGTAACCTTCTCGGATGTATTGGGAACCCTTCGCTTCCGTGGAACCAGTAATTTTGGTGGCCTTAATACTACGGTAGGTTCAACTTGGGAGGCGCGTCAGTTACGTTTTACCTTCTCTTACCGCTTTGGCTCGAACGAAGTGAAGGGCAGCCGTCAACGCAAAACAGGATCGGAGGACGAGGCACGCCGTAGCTCCGGTGGTGGCGGTGGGATCGGCAATAAATAAACGCTTTTTTTATATCACAAAAGCCGTTTTCCAGGTACCGGAAGACGGCTTTTGCATTTTTTAATTTTTAGGATTGGGCGATAAAGGCGTAAGTTTGAGGACTCATCCATGTTATCAAAAAGGAGAAGCATCCGCATTGTTCCCGCACTGCTTAGACTGGTCTTCGCCAGCCAGTAAATAAAACGTCATTCCCGATCATTTCCCAAGTATGGTCAACAAAAGTCTTCGCTTCCTTCATGTCCGTAATACCCAACGTCCGGAAAGAAGGCATTCCCGCGCCCACCAATTTAGGTGCAATAAACAAGGACAGACGATCTACGCGGTCTTCCCGCATCAAGGCTGTTGCCAGCTCTGGCCCAGCCTCTACCAAAAGAGACTGTACCACCAGTCCCAACTCGCCGCTTGCCATCCGACGGAATAAAGCGGACAAATCCAAATGACCGTTATGAACTGGGTTTTCCACAACTTTTCCACCTCCCGCGTGGATAAGCTCGGCATAATCTGGCATAACACCTTCCGCAACCACTACCCACGTCCGGTTCACAAAGCCATCGCGGAATAATTGCAAGGTATCCGGCAGTTTACCTTCACGATCTAATACCACCCGCAAAGGCTGCCTTCCCACGACATGCCGCACCGTTAAGGCAGGGTCGTCATGCAGGGCTGTTTGTGCACCAACCAATACGGCATCGTGACGGGCACGCCACTCATGTACCTTTTTGCGGGCTTCTACACCCGTCACCCACTGCGAGTCCCCCGAAGCCGTTGCCACCGCTCCATCCAAGGTTTGTGCAATCTTGAGATGGATGTGTGGATAACTTGTGGCCAAATGATGCGTAAAAGCCTCGTTCAGGCGTTTGCAGGCATCCGTTAAAACGTTTTCCACGACTTCCACACCATTGATCCTTAACCGAGAAATCCCTTTTCCGGCCACTTTCGGATTAGAGTCCATCATACCCGTTACCACACGCGGAATCCCATGCTTTAGAATCAAGTCGGCACAAGGAGGTGTTTTTCCATAATGGCTACAAGGCTCCAAATTAACATACAATGTACAAAATCTAAGTACTTGTTTTGAATAAACTTGTATTGCCTTATTTATTGCCTCCACCTCGGCATGAGGCCCCCCGAAATAGCCATGCCA from Rhodothermia bacterium harbors:
- the ribD gene encoding bifunctional diaminohydroxyphosphoribosylaminopyrimidine deaminase/5-amino-6-(5-phosphoribosylamino)uracil reductase RibD, which produces MQRCLDLAMRGAGAVSPNPLVGCVLVSPENELLAEGWHGYFGGPHAEVEAINKAIQVYSKQVLRFCTLYVNLEPCSHYGKTPPCADLILKHGIPRVVTGMMDSNPKVAGKGISRLRINGVEVVENVLTDACKRLNEAFTHHLATSYPHIHLKIAQTLDGAVATASGDSQWVTGVEARKKVHEWRARHDAVLVGAQTALHDDPALTVRHVVGRQPLRVVLDREGKLPDTLQLFRDGFVNRTWVVVAEGVMPDYAELIHAGGGKVVENPVHNGHLDLSALFRRMASGELGLVVQSLLVEAGPELATALMREDRVDRLSLFIAPKLVGAGMPSFRTLGITDMKEAKTFVDHTWEMIGNDVLFTGWRRPV